In Populus trichocarpa isolate Nisqually-1 chromosome 7, P.trichocarpa_v4.1, whole genome shotgun sequence, the following proteins share a genomic window:
- the LOC7457132 gene encoding ABC transporter F family member 5 has protein sequence MDLSTKLHSTFFTGSTFFNPRQKSTLFKPNPSLLSTKYNTNPFKFPTRRSNYKTKARLSTATVETSGADSKTDIESLFSSNSDVEFDRKRSNKQSNGGASGISSGIKLENISKSYKGVTVLKDVTWEVKKGEKVGLVGVNGAGKTTQLRIITGQEEPDSGNVIKAKANMKIAFLSQEFEVSMSRTVKEEFMSAFKEEMEIAERLEKVQKAIEGAVEDLDLMGRLLDEFDLLQRRAQAVDLDEVDAKISKLMPELGFSPEDSDRLVASFSGGWQMRMSLGKILLQDPDLLLLDEPTNHLDLDTIEWLEGYLQKQDVPMVIISHDRAFLDQLCTKIVETDMGVSRTFEGNYSQYIISKAEWVEAQLAAWEKQQKEIEHTRELISRLGAGANSGRASSAEKKLERLQEEDQIEKPFQHKQMKIRFPERGRSGRSVVAINNLEFGFEDKVLFNKTNLMIERGEKIAIIGPNGCGKSTLLKLIMGLEKPTGGQIMVGEHNVLPNYFEQNQAEALDLDKTVIQTVEEVAEDWRLDDIKGLLGRCNFKADMLDRKVSLLSGGEKARLAFCKFMVKPSTLLVLDEPTNHLDIPSKEMLEEAISEYSGTVITVSHDRYFIKQIVNRVVEVKDDKLQDYAGDYNYYLEKNLDAREKELEREAELEDKAPKVKAKSKMSKAEKEARKKQKMKAFQAAKQKSKGSKNAKRWN, from the exons ATGGACTTGTCCACCAAACTCCACTCTACCTTCTTCACCGGCTCAACCTTTTTCAATCCTCGACAAAAATCCACTCTTTTTAAACCGAACCCATCTCTCTTATCCACTAAATACAACACTAATCCCTTCAAATTCCCTACCAGAAGATCGAATTATAAAACCAAAGCACGCTTATCAACTGCCACGGTGGAAACATCTGGTGCTGACTCCAAAACTGACATTGAATCATTGTTTTCGAGCAATTCGGATGTTGAGTTCGACAGGAAACGCTCAAACAAGCAGTCAAACGGTGGGGCTTCAGGGATATCTTCAGGTATTAAGCTAGAAAACATAAGCAAGAGTTATAAAGGAGTTACTGTTTTGAAAGACGTGACTTGGGAGGTGAAAAAAGGTGAGAAAGTTGGATTAGTTGGTGTAAATGGAGCGGGGAAAACGACCcagttgagaattataactggACAAGAGGAGCCCGATTCAGGGAATGTGATTAAAGCCAAAGCGAATATGAAGATTGCGTTTTTAAGTCAAGAGTTCGAGGTTTCTATGAGTAGGACCGTGAAGGAGGAGTTTATGAGTGCTTTTAAAGAGGAAATGGAGATTGCTGAGAGGCTGGAAAAGGTGCAAAAGGCTATAGAGGGAGCTGTGGAGGATTTGGACTTAATGGGGAGGTTATTGGATGAGTTTGATTTGTTGCAGAGAAGAGCACAAGCTGTGGACTTGGATGAAGTTGATGCAAAGATTAGTAAGTTGATGCCTGAGCTCGGGTTTTCGCCTGAGGACTCAGATAGGTTGGTGGCTTCTTTTAGTGGTGGGTGGCAGATGAGGATGTCGCTTGGGAAGATTTTGCTTCAG GACCCAGATTTGTTGCTTTTGGATGAACCCACAAACCACCTTGACCTTGACACGATTGAGTGGCTTGAAGGCTATCTCCAGAAGCAAGATGTGCCAATGGTCATCATATCTCATGACAGAGCCTTTCTTGATCAATTATGTACGAAAATTGTGGAGACTGATATGGGCGTGTCAAGGACATTTGAGGGGAATTATTCTCAATACATCATATCAAAAGCAGAATGGGTTGAAGCTCAGCTTGCTGCTTGGGAGAAGCAACAAAAGGAAATTGAGCACACAAGAGAATTAATAAGTAGGTTAGGTGCAGGAGCAAACTCTGGCCGTGCTTCTTCTGCTGAGAAG AAACTGGAGAGACTTCAAGAAGAGGATCAAATAGAGAAGCCATTTCAACATAAACAGATGAAGATCAGGTTCCCAGAGCGCGGGAGAAGTGGAAGATCTGTTGTTGCCATCAATAATTTGGAATTTGGTTTTGAGGATAAG GTGCTTTTTAATAAGACAAATCTTATGATAGAAAGAGGCGAGAAAATTGCTATTATTGGTCCAAATGGATGTGGTAAGAGTACTTTACTGAAACTGATCATGGGCTTAGAGAAGCCAACAGGAGGCCAAATTATGGTTGGGGAACATAATGTACTACCAAACTATTTTGAGCAGAACCAG GCTGAGGCACTTGATTTAGATAAAACAGTAATTCAAACAGTGGAAGAAGTTGCGGAGGACTGGAGACTTGATGATATAAAGGGACTCCTTGGTCGTTGTAACTTCAAAGCTGATATGCTTGATAGAAAAGTTTCACTTTTGAGTGGTGGTGAGAAG GCACGTTTAGCATTTTGCAAATTCATGGTAAAACCTTCAACTTTACTAGTTTTGGACGAACCAACTAATCACTTGGATATACCTTCAAAAGAGATGCTTGAG GAGGCCATATCAGAATACAGTGGCACAGTCATTACAGTTTCTCATGACCGGTACTTCATAAAGCAAATAGTTAATAGAGTAGTGGAAGTCAAAGACGACAAGTTACAGGATTATGCAGGCGATTACAAT TATTATCTAGAGAAAAATCTGGACGCAAGGGAGAAAGAGCTTGAACGTGAGGCAGAGCTTGAGGACAAGGCTCCCAAAGTAAAGGCCAAATCCAAGATGTCAAAG GCTGAGAAGGAAGCtcgaaagaaacaaaaaatgaagGCCTTTCAAGCTGCCAAACAAAAGTCAAAAGGGTCGAAGAATgctaagagatggaattga
- the LOC7456263 gene encoding uncharacterized protein LOC7456263: MEDRKDQKNAPWLSVPQFGDWDQKGELPDYSLDFSKIREMRKQNKKDVSRASLGNEEELINPTATAAKPAQTQDHHRHHHYHEGHHHSPTTRRSIFSYFNCCVKARG; this comes from the exons ATGGAGGATCGTAAGGATCAG AAAAATGCTCCATGGTTATCAGTACCACAGTTTGGGGACTGGGACCAGAAGGGTGAATTGCCAGACTACTCCCTTGATTTCTCAAAAATAAGGGAAATGAGGAAGCAGAACAAGAAAGATGTGTCAAGAGCCAGTCTTGGCAATGAAGAAGAGCTAATCAATCCAACAGCAACCGCTGCAAAACCTGCTCAAACTCAAGATCATCACCGCCACCACCATTACCATGAGGGCCACCACCACTCCCCCACA ACAAGGAGGAGCATTTTTAGCTACTTCAACTGTTGTGTGAAGGCCAGAGGCTAG
- the LOC7457131 gene encoding developmentally-regulated G-protein 3 gives MSTVMQKIKDIEDEMARTQKNKATAHHLGLLKAKLAKLRRELLEPSAKGGGGAGQGFDVTKSGDARVGLVGFPSVGKSTLLNKLTGTFSEVASYEFTTLTCIPGVIVYKGAKIQLLDLPGIIEGAKDGKGRGRQVISTARTCNCILIVLDAIKPITHKRLIEKELEGFGIRLNKEPPNLTFRKKDKGGINFTSTVANTHLDLDTVKAICSEYRMHNADITLRYDATADDLIDVIEGSRIYMPCIYVVNKIDQITLEELEILDKLPHYCPVSAHLEWNLDGLLDKVWEYLNLTRIYTKPKGMNPDYEDPVILSSKKRTVEDFCERIHKDMLKQFKYALVWGSSAKHKPQRVGKEHELEDEDVVQIIKKV, from the exons ATGTCGACTGTAATGCAGAAAATCAAAGACATCGAAGATGAg ATGGCAAGGACTCAAAAAAACAAGGCTACAGCTCACCATCTCGGCCTGCTCAAG GCAAAACTTGCAAAGCTACGAAGGGAACTTCTTGAGCCATCGGCGAAAGGAGGTGGTGGTGCTGGTCAAGGTTTTGACGTTACTAAAAGTGGAGATGCTAGAGTTGGTCTTGTGGGTTTTCCTTCGGTTGGGAAATCCACTCTTCTAAATAAATTAACAGGGACATTTTCGGAG GTTGCTTCCTATGAGTTTACCACCCTGACTTGCATCCCTGGAGTGATCGTTTATAAAGGAGCTAAAATTCAG TTGTTGGATCTCCCTGGTATCATCGAGGGTGCTAAGGATGGAAAAGGTCGAGGAAGGCAG GTGATCAGTACTGCTAGGACATGCAACTGTATCTTAATTGTCCTCGATGCAATAAAGCCAATAACTCACAAGCGTCTGATAGAGAAAGAGCTTGAAGGATTTGGCATAAG GTTAAATAAGGAACCGCCTAATCTGACATTcagaaagaaagataaaggtGGAATTAATTTTACATCAACAGTTGCCAACACACACCTTGATCTTGATACTGTGAAGGCAATATGCAGTGAATACAGGATGCACAATGCTGATATTACTCTGAGGTATGATGCAACTGCTGATGACCTCATAGATGTCATTGAGGGGAGTAGAATATACATGCCTTGCATCTATGTGGTGAACAAAATCGATCAGATTACACTTGAAGAGCTGGAGATTTTGGACAAACTTCCTCACTACTGCCCTGTCAG TGCTCACCTGGAATGGAACCTTGATGGTTTGCTGGATAAAGTGTGGGAGTATCTAAATTTAACTCGCATATATACAAAGCCAAAAGGGATGAATCCAGACTATGAGGACCCTGTGATATTGTCATCGAAGAAGCGGACAGTTGAGGACTTCTGTGAACGAATTCACAAGGACATGTTGAAACAATTCAAGTA TGCTCTGGTATGGGGGTCAAGCGCGAAACACAAACCGCAAAGGGTTGGCAAG GAACATGAACTGGAGGATGAAGATGTCGTGCAGATTATCAAAAAGGTGTGA